The following proteins come from a genomic window of Geminicoccaceae bacterium SCSIO 64248:
- a CDS encoding cupin domain-containing protein gives MKPFVIADAAREVRGAYGNVVVARVNDHVVRMSVMTAPFYWHSHPDSDETFLGVEGRLIIDFEDKSVTLEPGEMLTVPAGVVHRTRPADARSVNLTVERRDASTERAEDKPAWHDPTSRPS, from the coding sequence GTGAAACCGTTCGTGATCGCCGACGCCGCGCGCGAGGTCCGAGGCGCCTACGGCAACGTCGTCGTTGCCCGGGTCAACGACCATGTCGTCCGCATGAGCGTGATGACCGCGCCGTTCTACTGGCACAGCCATCCGGACTCCGACGAGACCTTCCTGGGCGTCGAAGGCCGGCTGATCATCGATTTCGAGGACAAGAGCGTGACCCTGGAGCCCGGGGAAATGCTGACCGTCCCGGCCGGGGTCGTGCACCGGACCCGTCCGGCGGACGCTCGATCCGTCAACCTGACCGTCGAGCGCCGGGACGCCTCGACCGAGCGCGCCGAGGACAAGCCGGCATGGCACGATCCGACTTCTCGACCATCCTGA